A genomic stretch from Corynebacterium kutscheri includes:
- a CDS encoding class I SAM-dependent methyltransferase yields the protein MATLRRSYGLLRDVRVEQKEPDVFYSHLASDTAAMIKALQHDINNTDITGHRVLDVGGGPGYFAASFEKAGATYIALEPDAGEMSAAGITVANSVRGDGTALPFHDNSFNTVYSSNVAEHIANPWKMGEEMLRVTAPGGLCVISYTVWLGPFGGHETGLLAHYIGGEYARNRYTRIHGHSPKNVFGTSLFDVSCAAGIHWAQQVPGAEVELFFPRYHPSWAWWLVRVPLVREFLVSNLVIVLRKHSSKA from the coding sequence ATGGCCACGCTAAGACGCTCTTATGGGCTGCTTCGTGATGTACGTGTAGAACAAAAAGAACCCGATGTTTTTTACTCTCACCTAGCTAGCGATACTGCAGCAATGATTAAAGCATTGCAACACGATATTAATAACACCGATATCACCGGGCATCGAGTGCTCGATGTTGGCGGCGGACCAGGTTATTTTGCAGCATCATTTGAAAAAGCCGGGGCAACATATATCGCCTTAGAACCAGACGCAGGTGAAATGTCTGCTGCTGGAATTACCGTTGCAAATAGTGTGCGTGGCGACGGAACCGCATTGCCTTTTCACGATAATAGTTTCAATACCGTTTATTCCTCGAACGTAGCAGAACATATTGCTAACCCATGGAAAATGGGCGAAGAAATGCTGCGGGTCACTGCTCCCGGCGGGTTATGTGTTATCAGCTACACAGTATGGCTTGGTCCTTTTGGCGGGCATGAAACTGGCCTGCTCGCACACTATATTGGTGGCGAATATGCACGTAATCGCTACACCCGCATCCATGGACATAGCCCGAAAAATGTTTTTGGTACCTCGCTTTTCGACGTTTCCTGCGCTGCTGGAATTCACTGGGCTCAACAAGTACCAGGGGCAGAAGTGGAATTGTTTTTTCCACGCTATCACCCGTCATGGGCATGGTGGTTAGTTCGGGTTCCGCTCGTGCGTGAATTTCTTGTCAGCAATCTTGTTATTGTTTTGCGCAAACACTCATCGAAAGCCTAA